From Pseudomonas sp. LS1212, the proteins below share one genomic window:
- a CDS encoding DNA-binding protein → MARSGILYVHVAAAAAHLAAEGHNPTIDSIRAALGGTGSKSTIAPLLKRWKAAHPGTLAQAELGLPAELVLALKGVYQKVQAEAAIQCQQAVEAHQVETAALQEQLQQAVAEQAALLDAQEQQAQALAVAQARSQGLEETVHQQEIALASLDSDKRGLEQRLVDRDSEIAALTRQLQQGREQFEHYQASVAQQRTDERQTAEQRQQRLEHELAELRQRLLAQQTHLGELHAQEQRLALDHDRLQSTLLTTQDTLTQNRSAHDQMVYQLTGLKQTHQALEQRHGNGEQRLAETLTRLAVVERERSLLARRLTRAETQLTEMATEKELLLQDKAVLTSQLAEFRTEDDRP, encoded by the coding sequence ATGGCCCGTTCAGGCATCCTCTATGTGCATGTCGCCGCTGCCGCTGCCCACCTCGCGGCCGAGGGCCACAATCCCACGATCGACAGCATTCGTGCCGCCTTGGGTGGGACCGGCAGCAAAAGTACGATTGCGCCGTTGTTAAAACGCTGGAAGGCCGCGCACCCCGGCACGCTGGCCCAGGCCGAGCTCGGACTACCGGCGGAGCTCGTCCTGGCCCTAAAGGGCGTGTATCAAAAAGTTCAGGCGGAGGCGGCCATCCAATGCCAGCAGGCCGTAGAGGCGCACCAGGTAGAAACCGCGGCGCTGCAGGAGCAATTGCAGCAGGCCGTCGCTGAGCAGGCCGCTCTACTCGACGCTCAGGAGCAGCAGGCGCAGGCACTGGCCGTCGCCCAGGCTCGCAGCCAAGGACTAGAAGAGACCGTGCATCAACAGGAGATTGCCCTGGCCAGCCTCGACAGTGACAAGCGCGGGCTCGAACAGCGCCTGGTCGACCGCGACTCCGAAATCGCCGCACTGACCCGACAGCTGCAGCAAGGGCGGGAGCAGTTTGAACATTACCAGGCATCGGTCGCGCAACAACGCACCGACGAGCGCCAGACCGCTGAGCAACGGCAGCAGCGCCTGGAACACGAACTGGCTGAACTCCGGCAGCGTCTGCTCGCGCAGCAAACCCATCTGGGCGAACTGCATGCACAAGAACAACGCTTGGCACTGGACCACGATCGTCTGCAGAGCACCCTGCTCACGACCCAGGATACGCTTACGCAGAACCGCAGCGCGCATGATCAGATGGTGTATCAACTCACCGGGCTGAAACAAACGCATCAGGCACTGGAACAGCGCCACGGCAATGGCGAGCAGCGTTTGGCTGAAACACTGACGCGCCTGGCTGTGGTCGAGAGGGAGCGGAGCCTTCTGGCGAGACGCTTAACCCGGGCTGAAACTCAATTAACCGAAATGGCCACAGAAAAGGAACTCCTCCTGCAAGACAAAGCGGTGCTAACCAGTCAACTCGCGGAGTTTCGGACTGAGGACGACCGACCCTGA
- a CDS encoding integrase, with the protein MTANNNEEGVTPGRLVDPAAPTRTPGTLATAEQLAQQHQHFLAAATSDNTRRTYRSAIRHFLAWGGVLPCDEAAVIRYLLSFAEILNPRTLALRLTALAQWHRYQGFPDPTATATVRKTLRGIERVHGRPRQKAKALLLEDLELIVTHLDALEGLAALRDSALLQVGYFGAFRRSELVTLEVHYLQWEREGLRVTLPRSKTDQEGEGLDKAIPYGDSVCCPAKALRCWLDAAQIEQGPLFRRISRWGVLGEVALHEGSVNAILAARAGAAGLFCMCPR; encoded by the coding sequence ATGACGGCAAACAATAACGAAGAAGGGGTGACACCAGGACGACTCGTCGACCCGGCTGCGCCGACACGTACCCCCGGTACACTCGCCACGGCCGAGCAGCTGGCCCAACAACACCAGCACTTTCTCGCGGCCGCGACCTCCGACAACACCCGGCGTACCTACCGCTCCGCCATCCGCCACTTTCTCGCCTGGGGCGGCGTCCTGCCGTGCGATGAAGCCGCGGTGATTCGTTACCTGCTGTCCTTTGCAGAAATATTGAACCCGCGCACCCTGGCCCTGCGCCTCACGGCGCTGGCGCAATGGCACCGCTATCAAGGTTTCCCCGATCCGACCGCTACCGCCACCGTGCGCAAGACCTTACGCGGGATTGAGCGAGTCCATGGGCGTCCTCGACAAAAAGCCAAGGCGTTGCTGCTGGAGGATCTCGAACTCATCGTGACGCATCTGGACGCGCTCGAAGGGCTCGCGGCGCTGCGTGACAGCGCATTGCTACAGGTGGGGTACTTCGGCGCGTTCCGGCGCAGCGAACTGGTCACGCTGGAGGTGCACTATCTGCAGTGGGAGCGGGAAGGTCTGCGGGTCACGCTGCCGCGCTCCAAAACCGATCAGGAGGGCGAGGGACTGGACAAGGCGATCCCGTACGGCGACAGCGTCTGCTGCCCAGCCAAGGCGCTACGGTGCTGGTTGGATGCCGCTCAGATCGAGCAGGGGCCACTGTTCCGGCGCATCAGTCGCTGGGGGGTACTCGGAGAGGTGGCACTGCACGAGGGCAGCGTGAATGCCATCCTGGCGGCCCGTGCCGGAGCCGCCGGGCTGTTTTGTATGTGCCCGAGATGA
- a CDS encoding ABC transporter ATP-binding protein, which translates to MLVVENVRKSFITAQGSLPVLRGVDLQLEAGTSLALMGESGSGKSTLLHLIAGLERADSGRILVDGEPLQGRSEAELARWRREGMGLVFQQYNLISSLDVAANLAFQARLAGRHDPAWMDHLAGRLELASLLERYPEQLSGGQQQRVAIGRALAARPSLVLADEPTGNLDETSSEAVLDLFLQLVAETGSSLLMVTHSARLASRLDHRLYLHLGCIQPREA; encoded by the coding sequence ATGCTGGTCGTCGAGAATGTGCGCAAGTCGTTCATCACTGCCCAAGGCAGCCTGCCGGTATTGCGCGGGGTCGATCTGCAGCTGGAGGCGGGCACCAGCCTTGCGCTCATGGGCGAATCGGGCAGCGGCAAAAGCACTCTGCTGCATCTGATCGCCGGCCTCGAGCGTGCCGACAGCGGACGCATTCTGGTCGACGGCGAACCCCTGCAAGGGCGCAGCGAAGCCGAGTTGGCGCGTTGGCGACGCGAAGGCATGGGCCTGGTGTTCCAGCAGTACAACCTGATCAGCAGTCTCGACGTGGCGGCCAACCTGGCCTTCCAGGCGCGCCTGGCCGGGCGGCATGACCCGGCCTGGATGGATCATCTGGCTGGGCGTCTGGAGCTGGCGTCCTTGCTTGAGCGTTATCCCGAACAACTGTCCGGTGGCCAGCAGCAGCGCGTGGCGATCGGCCGGGCGCTGGCGGCCAGGCCGTCGCTGGTACTGGCCGACGAACCCACCGGCAATCTGGATGAAACCAGCAGCGAAGCGGTGCTCGACCTGTTCCTGCAGCTGGTCGCCGAGACCGGCAGCAGTTTATTGATGGTCACCCACAGCGCACGCCTGGCATCGCGCCTGGACCACCGCCTGTACCTGCACCTGGGCTGCATACAGCCCCGGGAGGCCTGA
- a CDS encoding ABC transporter permease: protein MGMLRVALLALLSHWRRHPLQCGSILTGLWLATALWTGVQALNSQARADYERASAVLAGAAQAHLVARHGERFDQAAYVQLRRSGWPVSPVLEDRLRFAGQETISVRLLGIEPLTLPQGTSIAGQPGDSFDLEAFIGMPGQAWIAPDTLQRLGLQPGERALSGDGQRLPPLQVQAQLAPGVIVVDIGHAQALLQAPGQVSRLLLPKDFAARLPALPSELALLLQLQPAADSDDLQRLTDSFHLNLTALGLLAFLVGLFIVHAAIGLALEQRRGLLRTLRACGVSLGGLIGALVVELGLFALLSGLAGVASGYLLASLLLPDVAASLRGLYGAQVAGQLSLSPHWWLAGIAICLLGALVAGCSSLSRAARLPLLALAQPQAWRLAQGRWLRRQALLAVGLVVLAITCWQLGDSLLVAFVMLAALLLAAALLLPALLDAALAGLARFCRGPLAQWFVADSRQQLPALALALMALLLALAASVGVGSMTEGFRKTFVGWLDQRLSADLYLSPRETAQALEISTWLEVRPGVTAVLPQWRVDLRLQGWPVQVQGIVDHPGYRQQWPLLEQQPGAWSQLAAGQGVMLSEQLARRLKLELGDNLLLPGGMAEQRLTVVGLYADYGNPKGHVLVNADWLRRHWPEARLSNISVRMAPAQVAGLKQQLEQRFGLDSTRVTDQATLKRWSTEVFERTFAATAALNALTLGVAGVALFISLLTLGQSRLGQLAPLWALGVDRTRLVWLGLGQTLMLASLTVLLAMPLGLLLAWCLVAVVNVQAFGWRLPLHVFAGQLLQLGLLGLLTSLLAAAGPLWQLARRTPADLLRQFADEP, encoded by the coding sequence ATGGGCATGCTGCGGGTCGCCCTGCTGGCGCTGCTGAGCCACTGGCGGCGGCATCCGTTGCAGTGCGGCAGCATCCTCACCGGCCTGTGGCTGGCCACGGCCTTGTGGACGGGCGTGCAGGCGCTCAACAGCCAGGCCCGGGCCGATTACGAGCGCGCCAGCGCGGTGCTGGCAGGCGCCGCTCAGGCACACCTGGTGGCACGCCACGGCGAGCGTTTCGACCAGGCGGCGTATGTGCAGCTGCGCCGTAGCGGCTGGCCGGTTTCGCCGGTACTCGAAGATCGCCTGCGCTTTGCCGGCCAGGAGACGATCAGCGTCCGCTTGCTCGGCATCGAGCCACTGACCCTGCCGCAAGGCACCTCGATCGCCGGGCAGCCCGGCGACTCGTTCGACCTCGAAGCATTCATCGGCATGCCGGGTCAGGCCTGGATCGCCCCCGATACCCTGCAGCGCCTCGGCCTGCAACCGGGCGAGCGAGCGCTCAGCGGCGACGGCCAGCGTTTACCGCCCTTGCAGGTGCAAGCGCAACTGGCGCCCGGGGTAATCGTCGTCGACATTGGCCATGCGCAGGCGCTGCTGCAGGCACCGGGGCAGGTCTCGCGCCTGCTGCTCCCCAAGGATTTCGCAGCCCGTCTGCCAGCACTGCCGAGCGAACTGGCGTTGCTATTGCAGCTGCAGCCGGCGGCCGACAGCGACGACCTGCAGCGCCTGACCGACAGTTTTCATCTCAATCTCACTGCCCTGGGGCTACTGGCGTTTCTCGTCGGCCTGTTCATCGTGCATGCCGCCATTGGCCTGGCCCTGGAGCAGCGCCGCGGTCTGCTGCGTACCCTGCGCGCCTGTGGTGTCAGCCTGGGCGGGTTGATCGGCGCGCTGGTGGTGGAACTGGGCCTGTTCGCCCTGCTCAGCGGCCTGGCCGGGGTGGCCAGCGGTTATCTGCTGGCCAGCCTGTTGTTGCCCGATGTCGCTGCCAGCCTGCGGGGCTTGTATGGCGCGCAAGTCGCCGGGCAATTGAGCCTGTCGCCTCACTGGTGGCTGGCCGGGATCGCAATCTGCCTGCTCGGCGCGCTGGTGGCCGGCTGCAGCAGCCTGTCTCGGGCCGCGCGTTTGCCGCTGCTGGCACTGGCGCAACCGCAAGCCTGGCGTCTGGCCCAGGGCCGATGGTTGCGGCGCCAGGCGCTGCTGGCCGTGGGCCTGGTGGTGTTGGCCATTACCTGCTGGCAGTTGGGCGACAGCCTGCTCGTGGCCTTTGTGATGCTGGCCGCCCTGCTGCTGGCGGCGGCGTTGTTGCTGCCGGCCCTGCTGGATGCAGCGCTGGCGGGGTTGGCGCGGTTTTGCCGTGGCCCCTTGGCGCAGTGGTTCGTTGCCGACAGCCGCCAGCAACTGCCGGCCCTGGCACTGGCGTTGATGGCCCTGCTGCTGGCGCTGGCTGCCAGTGTCGGGGTTGGCAGCATGACCGAGGGCTTTCGCAAGACCTTCGTCGGCTGGCTCGACCAGCGCCTGTCCGCCGACCTCTACCTGTCACCACGTGAAACCGCGCAGGCGCTGGAAATCAGCACCTGGCTCGAAGTCCGGCCTGGCGTCACTGCGGTCCTGCCACAGTGGCGTGTCGACTTGCGCCTGCAGGGCTGGCCGGTGCAGGTGCAGGGCATCGTCGACCACCCCGGCTATCGCCAGCAGTGGCCGTTGCTGGAGCAACAGCCCGGCGCCTGGTCGCAGCTGGCCGCAGGACAAGGCGTCATGCTCAGCGAGCAACTGGCACGACGGCTCAAGCTGGAGCTGGGCGACAACCTGCTGCTGCCCGGCGGCATGGCCGAACAGCGCCTGACCGTAGTGGGCCTGTACGCCGACTATGGCAACCCCAAGGGTCATGTGCTGGTCAACGCCGACTGGTTGCGACGCCACTGGCCCGAGGCGCGCCTGAGCAATATCAGCGTGCGCATGGCACCGGCACAGGTCGCCGGGCTCAAGCAACAGCTTGAGCAACGCTTCGGCCTGGACAGCACGCGGGTGACCGACCAGGCCACGCTTAAACGCTGGTCGACCGAAGTGTTCGAACGCACCTTTGCCGCCACCGCCGCACTCAACGCCTTGACCCTGGGCGTCGCCGGCGTGGCCCTGTTCATCAGCCTGTTGACCCTGGGCCAAAGCCGCCTGGGGCAACTGGCCCCGCTCTGGGCGCTGGGCGTCGATCGCACGCGGCTGGTCTGGCTGGGCCTGGGGCAGACGCTGATGCTGGCCAGCCTGACCGTGCTATTGGCGATGCCCCTGGGCCTGCTGCTGGCCTGGTGCCTGGTGGCAGTGGTCAATGTGCAGGCCTTCGGCTGGCGCCTGCCGCTGCATGTCTTTGCCGGACAACTGTTGCAGTTGGGCCTGCTCGGCCTGCTCACCAGCCTGCTCGCCGCCGCCGGGCCGCTCTGGCAACTGGCACGGCGCACGCCGGCCGACCTGTTGAGGCAGTTCGCCGATGAACCTTAG
- a CDS encoding lipocalin-like domain-containing protein → MNLRFFVALGVALLLGACDEAPAPRSGFAGLGQSAAAFAQVERGRPLLFPADHGPHDGFRIEWWYITANLTDEQGRDWGVQWTLFRSALRPGPVTPGWGSPNLWMGHAGLSSPFGHQRSEALARGSIGQAGVDAHPFRAWIDDWSLHSTSGEGLEHLQMQASGKDFRYRLQLDSNGPLVLHGDQGYSVKSGQGQASWYYSQPFYRVSGEIERSGQRYPVTGQAWLDREWSSQPLTAEQHGWDWFSLHLDSGAKLMLFQVRQTDGQHYRAGTWISADGRTKALRGEQILLREQEWTRQENGRKVPTRWQVQVPDHNVDVEVEAIQKHAWMGTSFPYWEGPVRLKGSPGGRGYLEMTGY, encoded by the coding sequence ATGAACCTTAGATTTTTCGTCGCCCTTGGCGTCGCCTTGCTGTTGGGGGCTTGTGACGAGGCGCCTGCACCCCGGAGCGGATTCGCCGGCCTCGGCCAGAGCGCCGCTGCTTTCGCCCAGGTCGAACGCGGGCGACCATTGCTGTTCCCGGCCGACCATGGACCCCATGACGGCTTTCGCATCGAATGGTGGTACATCACCGCCAACCTCACCGACGAGCAGGGACGCGACTGGGGCGTGCAATGGACGCTGTTCCGCTCGGCGCTGCGCCCGGGTCCGGTAACCCCCGGTTGGGGCAGCCCCAACCTATGGATGGGGCATGCCGGCCTGAGCAGCCCGTTCGGCCACCAGCGCAGCGAGGCTCTGGCCCGTGGCAGCATCGGCCAGGCAGGCGTCGACGCGCACCCCTTCCGCGCCTGGATCGATGATTGGTCGCTGCACAGTACATCCGGCGAGGGGCTGGAACATTTACAGATGCAGGCCTCCGGCAAGGACTTCCGCTATCGCTTGCAACTGGACAGCAACGGCCCGCTGGTGCTGCATGGCGACCAGGGCTACAGCGTCAAATCCGGGCAGGGACAGGCGTCCTGGTATTACAGCCAGCCGTTCTACCGGGTCAGCGGCGAGATCGAGCGCAGTGGCCAGCGTTATCCGGTCACCGGACAGGCCTGGCTGGACCGAGAATGGAGTAGCCAGCCGCTGACTGCAGAACAGCATGGCTGGGACTGGTTCTCCCTGCATCTGGACAGTGGCGCCAAGCTGATGTTGTTCCAGGTCCGCCAGACCGATGGCCAGCACTACCGTGCCGGCACCTGGATCAGCGCAGACGGCCGCACCAAAGCATTGCGTGGAGAACAGATTCTACTTCGCGAGCAGGAATGGACGCGCCAGGAAAACGGCCGCAAGGTACCAACCCGCTGGCAGGTTCAGGTTCCCGATCACAACGTGGATGTAGAAGTCGAGGCCATCCAGAAGCACGCCTGGATGGGGACCTCGTTTCCCTACTGGGAAGGACCGGTGCGCCTGAAAGGTAGCCCCGGTGGGCGCGGCTACCTGGAAATGACCGGTTATTGA
- a CDS encoding branched-chain amino acid aminotransferase has protein sequence MSDESMNWETLGFDYIKTDLRYLSYWREGNWQEGVLTEDNMLHLSEGSTALHYGQQCFEGLKAYRCKDGSINLFRPDQNALRMQRSCARLLMPAVPVDAFIEACKKVVLANERFIPPYGTGGALYLRPFVIGVGDNIGVRTAPEFIFSIFCVPVGAYFKGGLKPNNFLISTYDRAAPNGTGAAKVGGNYAASLMPGAEAKAAHFADCIYLDPQSHSKIEEVGSANFFAITHDDEFVTPKSPSVLPGITRLSLIELAQSRLGLKVIEGDVFVDQLARFKEAGACGTAAVITPIGGIQYNGQLHVFHSQEDVGPITRRLYNELTGIQSGDIEAPAGWIVKV, from the coding sequence ATGAGCGACGAAAGCATGAATTGGGAAACGCTGGGTTTCGACTACATCAAGACAGATCTGCGCTATCTGTCTTACTGGCGTGAAGGAAACTGGCAGGAAGGCGTGCTTACCGAAGACAACATGTTGCATCTCAGTGAAGGGTCCACGGCACTTCACTACGGCCAGCAGTGCTTCGAAGGCCTGAAGGCCTATCGCTGCAAGGACGGCTCGATCAACCTGTTCCGCCCTGACCAGAACGCACTGCGCATGCAGCGCAGCTGTGCCCGGCTGCTGATGCCTGCGGTCCCGGTCGATGCCTTCATCGAAGCCTGCAAGAAGGTGGTGCTGGCCAACGAACGTTTCATCCCTCCGTATGGTACGGGCGGCGCGCTGTATCTGCGTCCATTCGTCATCGGCGTCGGTGACAACATTGGCGTGCGTACCGCCCCGGAATTCATTTTCTCGATCTTCTGCGTACCGGTAGGGGCTTATTTCAAGGGTGGCCTCAAGCCCAACAACTTCCTGATCTCCACCTACGACCGCGCGGCGCCCAACGGCACCGGCGCTGCCAAGGTCGGCGGCAACTATGCGGCCAGCCTGATGCCGGGTGCCGAAGCCAAGGCTGCGCATTTCGCCGACTGCATCTACCTCGACCCGCAATCGCACTCGAAGATCGAGGAAGTGGGCTCGGCGAACTTCTTCGCCATCACCCACGACGATGAGTTCGTGACACCGAAGTCGCCATCGGTTCTGCCAGGGATCACGCGCCTGTCGTTGATCGAACTGGCCCAGAGCCGGCTGGGGCTGAAGGTGATCGAGGGCGACGTGTTCGTCGATCAGCTCGCTCGATTCAAGGAAGCGGGCGCCTGCGGGACCGCCGCCGTGATCACGCCGATCGGCGGGATTCAATACAATGGCCAGCTGCATGTCTTCCACAGCCAGGAAGACGTCGGGCCCATCACCCGCCGTCTCTACAATGAACTGACCGGCATCCAGTCCGGCGATATCGAGGCTCCGGCCGGCTGGATCGTGAAGGTCTGA
- a CDS encoding DNA-3-methyladenine glycosylase 2 family protein, translating into MNLDHDICYRALASRDARFDGRFFIGVRTTGIYCRPICPAPTAKPENTLFFPTAAAAQEAGFRPCLRCRPEAAPDSGAWRGVSNSGYSNTVSRALGLIEAGVLDERGVAALAERLGVGERQLRRLFAAHVGASPLGVAQTRRVLLARQLLHETGMPITDIAFASGFGSIRRFNEVFQQLYGRPPSALRRGAQAGQPPVAGEGVTLLLRYRPPYDWQAMLDFLSARAIVGVECVVDGVYSRSIGINGVQGTVAVRQAQGNALAATIRFPRLTALPVIIARLRRVFDLAADPEAIERQLAADPLMARLIEARPGLRVPGGWDGFELALRAVLGQQITVSGAMKLAGKLVARFGQPLRQLDGHPSGLTHVFPEPADLIGADLMSLGMPRSRSATLTAVSEALVADPGLFDAGASLQDAVARFCQLRGIGDWTAQYISLRQLREPDAFPAGDVALLKALGLLEGTAATSRQMLARAEAWRPWRAYAAQHLWTSLAATEASPVPG; encoded by the coding sequence ATGAACCTCGACCACGACATCTGCTACCGGGCCCTGGCCAGCCGCGACGCTCGTTTTGACGGGCGCTTTTTCATCGGCGTCAGAACCACCGGCATCTATTGCCGGCCCATCTGTCCCGCGCCCACGGCGAAACCGGAAAATACCCTGTTCTTCCCGACGGCTGCTGCTGCCCAGGAGGCCGGTTTCCGCCCCTGCCTGCGTTGCCGGCCGGAAGCGGCGCCCGACTCCGGGGCGTGGCGCGGCGTGTCGAATTCGGGCTACTCCAATACCGTTTCCAGGGCGCTGGGCTTGATCGAGGCGGGTGTACTGGACGAGCGCGGGGTAGCGGCACTGGCCGAGCGCCTGGGGGTTGGCGAGCGCCAGCTGCGGCGGTTGTTCGCCGCTCATGTCGGGGCCTCGCCCCTGGGCGTGGCGCAGACTCGCCGCGTGCTCCTGGCCCGGCAGCTGCTGCACGAGACCGGCATGCCCATAACGGATATCGCCTTCGCTTCGGGCTTTGGCAGCATCCGCCGGTTCAACGAAGTCTTTCAGCAACTTTATGGACGCCCACCCAGCGCCTTGCGCCGTGGCGCGCAAGCCGGGCAACCCCCGGTGGCGGGCGAGGGCGTGACGCTGCTGTTGCGCTACCGGCCGCCCTATGACTGGCAGGCAATGCTGGACTTTCTCTCGGCGCGGGCCATCGTCGGTGTCGAGTGTGTGGTCGACGGCGTCTATTCGCGCAGCATCGGGATCAATGGCGTGCAGGGTACCGTTGCGGTGCGTCAGGCCCAGGGCAATGCGCTGGCCGCGACCATCCGCTTTCCCCGGTTGACCGCGTTGCCGGTGATCATCGCCCGATTGCGCCGGGTGTTCGACCTGGCCGCAGACCCGGAGGCCATCGAGCGGCAACTGGCGGCCGATCCCCTGATGGCCAGGTTGATCGAGGCGCGCCCGGGGTTGCGCGTACCGGGTGGCTGGGACGGTTTCGAGCTGGCCCTGCGCGCGGTGCTGGGGCAGCAGATTACCGTGTCCGGAGCGATGAAACTGGCCGGCAAGCTGGTGGCAAGGTTCGGGCAACCGTTGCGCCAGCTGGATGGGCATCCATCGGGGCTGACCCATGTTTTTCCGGAACCGGCGGACTTGATCGGCGCAGACTTGATGAGCCTGGGCATGCCACGCTCGCGCAGTGCGACGTTGACGGCGGTCAGCGAGGCATTGGTCGCCGATCCCGGCCTGTTCGACGCCGGTGCCTCACTGCAGGATGCCGTTGCAAGGTTCTGCCAACTGCGCGGGATAGGCGACTGGACGGCGCAGTACATTTCCCTGCGGCAACTGCGCGAACCCGACGCCTTCCCGGCAGGAGACGTGGCGTTACTCAAGGCCCTTGGGTTGCTCGAGGGCACTGCAGCCACTTCTCGGCAAATGCTCGCCAGGGCAGAGGCCTGGCGGCCATGGCGGGCTTACGCGGCCCAGCACTTGTGGACATCACTGGCGGCTACCGAGGCAAGCCCTGTCCCGGGTTGA
- a CDS encoding DUF3313 domain-containing protein, translated as MKVAFLMGSLFMASVAVTGCSSKLTQPDEYSGFLKDYSQLKEGKSPSGAPVMRWVDPKLDINKYSKVYIEPSQLYPKPQPTERIPQSTLNGITTYYDQALKRELGKSLPLATSPGPGTIVMRPAITAVSSKTEGLKPYEVIPIALVAAAVSTATGIRDQETDIGTEAVFLDGQTNQVIAQVVRKGSGKPLENTSQVMKADDVKKVIDGWAADLHQSYLNLKAK; from the coding sequence ATGAAAGTTGCATTTTTGATGGGCTCTCTGTTCATGGCGTCTGTCGCCGTTACAGGGTGTTCGAGCAAGTTGACCCAGCCAGACGAATACTCCGGGTTTCTCAAGGATTACAGCCAACTCAAGGAGGGCAAGTCGCCTTCCGGCGCACCGGTGATGCGCTGGGTCGATCCCAAGCTGGACATCAATAAATACAGCAAGGTCTACATCGAACCGAGCCAGCTCTACCCCAAACCCCAGCCCACCGAGAGAATTCCGCAATCGACCTTGAACGGCATCACCACCTACTACGACCAGGCGCTCAAACGCGAACTGGGTAAATCCTTGCCGCTGGCAACTTCGCCCGGGCCTGGCACCATCGTCATGCGGCCGGCGATTACTGCGGTCAGCAGCAAGACCGAAGGCCTGAAGCCCTACGAAGTTATTCCGATCGCCCTGGTGGCTGCGGCCGTCAGTACAGCAACGGGCATACGCGACCAGGAAACCGATATCGGCACCGAAGCGGTCTTTCTCGATGGCCAAACCAATCAGGTGATCGCTCAAGTCGTGCGCAAAGGCAGTGGCAAGCCATTGGAAAACACCTCGCAAGTCATGAAGGCAGATGATGTGAAGAAGGTGATCGACGGTTGGGCCGCTGACCTCCATCAGTCCTATCTGAATCTCAAGGCCAAGTAA
- a CDS encoding paraquat-inducible protein A, which yields MAKTDRLIICEHCDCVYEPVALAKHQTAFCTRCGAVIQRYSSMSVEQRLALTFTAAVIWTFANFYPVMSISMQGLKNSATLWDSVLALSDGPITFIALVAAIAIIIAPGIQLVLLIWVLSFAWAAKRSPGFAWCMRWLESLRPWSMLEVCLLGAMVAVIKLAGLLDVVPGIGLIALAALSILLIKIAGRDVRDLWNTL from the coding sequence ATGGCGAAGACCGATCGGTTGATCATTTGCGAACACTGCGATTGCGTCTATGAGCCCGTCGCCCTCGCCAAGCATCAAACGGCCTTTTGCACTCGCTGTGGCGCGGTCATTCAGCGCTATAGCAGCATGTCGGTGGAACAACGCCTGGCCCTGACCTTCACCGCCGCGGTGATCTGGACCTTCGCCAATTTCTACCCGGTCATGAGCATCAGCATGCAAGGCCTGAAGAACTCCGCAACCCTCTGGGATTCGGTCCTGGCCCTGAGCGATGGGCCGATCACCTTCATTGCCCTGGTGGCCGCCATCGCCATCATCATCGCCCCAGGCATTCAGTTGGTACTGCTGATCTGGGTGTTGAGTTTCGCCTGGGCGGCCAAACGCTCGCCGGGGTTTGCCTGGTGCATGCGCTGGCTCGAATCGCTCAGGCCCTGGAGCATGCTCGAAGTCTGCCTGCTCGGAGCGATGGTCGCGGTCATCAAACTGGCCGGGCTGCTCGACGTAGTGCCGGGCATCGGCCTGATCGCCCTTGCCGCCCTGAGCATATTGCTGATCAAGATCGCCGGACGCGACGTCCGTGATCTGTGGAACACCCTATGA
- a CDS encoding paraquat-inducible protein A — translation MNSPPLASEMNLCLCHSCGLACDMTDQPGECPRCGAALHARKPNSVARTWAYMLAALIFYVPANLLPVMNTHMLGSGADSTIMTGVVEFWEAGAWDIASIIFIASIAVPATKFVAITLLLVTVQRGSQWACKQRSKLYRFVEVIGYWSMLDVIVVALVAALVKFQALADIEPRPGILFFGLVVVFTMLSAMSFDPRLIWETRQSEEVMDEARSR, via the coding sequence ATGAACTCGCCACCGCTGGCCAGCGAAATGAACCTTTGCCTGTGCCACAGTTGCGGGCTCGCTTGCGACATGACCGACCAGCCCGGCGAATGCCCACGCTGCGGCGCCGCCTTGCATGCACGCAAGCCCAATTCGGTGGCAAGAACCTGGGCCTACATGCTCGCCGCCCTGATCTTTTACGTTCCGGCCAACCTTCTGCCGGTGATGAACACCCACATGCTCGGCAGCGGCGCCGACAGCACCATCATGACCGGCGTGGTGGAATTCTGGGAAGCCGGGGCCTGGGACATTGCCTCGATCATATTCATTGCCAGCATCGCCGTGCCGGCGACCAAGTTCGTCGCTATTACCCTGCTCCTGGTCACCGTGCAACGCGGCAGCCAGTGGGCCTGCAAGCAACGCTCGAAGCTGTACCGTTTCGTCGAAGTGATTGGTTACTGGTCGATGCTGGACGTGATAGTGGTCGCTCTGGTGGCGGCGCTGGTCAAGTTCCAGGCATTGGCCGACATAGAACCCCGCCCAGGCATCTTGTTCTTCGGCCTGGTCGTAGTTTTCACGATGCTTTCGGCGATGAGCTTCGACCCGCGCCTGATCTGGGAAACCCGACAATCCGAGGAGGTCATGGATGAAGCAAGAAGCCGCTGA